The window AAAGTGGCATCTTATTGCCTTGCTGGAAGAACGATTTGAGATGCCGCTGTGGAAAGAGGCAAAGGTGCATCCCGATCATCACATCGTCTTTGACAAAAGCTACTACTCCCTGCCGGCCAGG is drawn from Nitrospirota bacterium and contains these coding sequences:
- a CDS encoding IS21 family transposase, which gives rise to MQAHGTTKRKPLELFNEHEKWHLIALLEERFEMPLWKEAKVHPDHHIVFDKSYYSLPAR